Part of the Cydia pomonella isolate Wapato2018A chromosome 5, ilCydPomo1, whole genome shotgun sequence genome is shown below.
TAGGTATCGCAAAGCCGATTTTCCTAACATCTGCAAACATTTATGTAATTGAAATCAGTAGATAGCCATTTTTCATTCCATAGTAAATGAATTAggtaaatgattttttttgtaaacaccTCTTATAAAGAAGATTAAAGTTTTTTCCTAACTTCGACAATGGACCACTGACTTGCTTATATAGGTATCAATAGGTAATTCGACGACACTTGCCCGAGAAACGGTTTCTCGAttgaaaataaagtaataatgaGGATTTTATTTTGGTTTCAGAGTTCACTTGGGTGTTCCACTATCAACTTGTTTCTTCTGAACCCGAACATACGAAAGGCCGCGCTTAACTTTAGATTCCAACACTTCACGGAACGCACTTCGGATCCCCagaaaatggaataaaattcATACGCAGCTGTCAATTCCAGtagatatatattaatatgataCGTGTACATAAGAAATGTACAAGTTGATCGCATTCCATACGTTATTAAGACTTAACAATGTACATAGAGACACAATATTTGTACGAAGAATATCAGAACAGTTCATTGTAAACGATATAATGCTAATCTAAGTGTTTCAGtcaaatacaatatttacattcaacaagttcaatattttaactaaatatatatcgcaaaacaaacaaaataaatttgttaCGCTTAAAATAACATCTTAAACTACAAGGGGGCAACCCGACTCGAGAAAGTAACAGAAAGTGGCGAGACTACCGCATGATTGCCACATGACTACCGGAATTCGTTATAGTGCCTGGATGACATAggctagatttttatttttatcgatTCCCCGAAAAGGAAGACGTTTTTTAGAGAAAATACAAATGTAGCGGTAGCAACGTCATCTTATGTTACTTTTACAAGTCGAATCGGAACCCTGAACACAACTTGGAAGATCACATACACAGAACATAAAGTGCAGAAGGTAATTGTCTAAAGACTGaatatatgatgttactatgtACCAGACTTCAGTGATCACAATAGGCATCGTAGATTGATTGCCAGATAGTGGTAGGTAGGTAGTATACTTAAAGTTGGACCTCACCATACAATCTAATCTCGATTGGTCCGCATTAAGGCCATGTTTTGAAGCTAACCACGCGTTCGTTTTTAACACTTCACATTACTGtagctacttattattatatcattAGTATTTAAGCAACTGTACGTCATACGTCACATAATATTTTAAGGAAGTATTATATTACAACTCATAAATTTCTTATACTTCGAAATATATAGAAACAATTGGCTCTTATGGTTTTATTCACAACGAccaaataagtttaaaataaagtatCATTATTGCACCTTTTCGTTAAACACTATTCACATTATTTATCGTTTCTCATACACTATATTCTATCTTTGGAATGAGTTTGATGGTTTAGTCATCAAACTTTTATCACATTCATCCATCGAGATAACCAATATTTACAAGTTCTTATCTAATTTCATcgatataaaaatcattttcCTCTATTATTGTAGTAGAATATACCCTGTTGGTAAAGGAGTCATCTGTGGAGGCGGTGGAGGAGGGGGTGGAGGGGGAGTGCAGCACGATGGCGGGGAACACGCGCGCACGCGCCCCGCCGCCGTCGTGCTACATGTGCTCCATGGGCAGCTCCTGCGCCCAGCGCGCACGCGCGGCGCCTGCTCGTCGCTCCAGCAGCGGAATCACGAATAGTATCAGCCCGCTCAGCGAGATGGCGGCGCCGGCCGAGTAGAAGGCTGGCGCGAATGTGCCCGTCTCTCGAAGCAACCATCCTGGAATAGGTACACGTTTCACGTGATTTAATGGCTCTACACTACCAATGATATAGTTAATCGTAGCGATTTATTGCTTTCTGTTGGAGTATCTTTACGCGATGTATCTTTAACtgattttatcattatttattgaaCTATTTATATACGTGGGGCTCTAGATACCTCATTTTCCTGACATCTTTAAAAAATCACCTGCAAGAGGCGGTCCGATGAGAGACGCGATGCCTTGGAACAACAGCAAGAGGCCAAAGGCATTAGTAAGTTTCTCCAACCCGAGAAGATCCACCAGTACCACTGACGTTAACCCCACGTATGCTCCGATGGTGAAACCAAACGTTGTCGCATACATGGCTAGTCCCCAGAACTCGGTGCAAACTGCTGCTAAAGCCGTACCTgcaattacatattataatttataatacaacAAATGTTAGAAAATTATATAGGCATAATGCGTAATCAGATCCATGgagaaaaatttaataaaactataCTTACTAATGCCAGCTATGGTGAGGCACATGTTGTATGCCAGCAATCGATTTACCCAAGGTTTATCGCTGATAAAACCGAGGACTATCCTCCCGATCAAGTTCGATGCCCCAATGATAGATATCAAATATTCCGGGTGCGCTACGCCCAAGTTCTTGCTCATGTTAACAGTATAAACATAGGGTATATAAAATCCTATACTTGTCAAAAAGTTTGATACAGAGAATAATACAAATATGGGGTCCACCAATAGTGACAGATCGAGCATTTCCAATAAAGCCGACTTAGACTCTGAAGAGCATGGCATCCATGCACATTGTTCCTCATCGACTTCGTCTCTGGTCAAAGACTGAATTCTTTCTGGAGATGAAGCCCGGAATTTTGTAAGGCTCGtcatacttccttgatataatACATCTGGCCTGTGCATGATGCCACTACCATGTCTAGAATGCGGCTGCTGCTTATGTCCATGAGATTTGTTCAGAGCGGGCTGCGAAAGAGTTAGTCTAGCCACATCGCCATCTTCGGCATGTCCGTTTGCACGTGCCATGTGCTCAGTACTTTGCGACCTTTTCAGTGGTGATTTCTTTTGTTTCGGAAGCATGGGTTCGCTGACCGGTGTTCTTGGCACTTCGGGTACAGGTCGGAACATGAGTCCCAGTGGCACGCAGTTTAATATAAGGGCACCTATAATGGCCATGGCGCCCCGCCAACCATAGTTGGATATTAATCCTTTTGTCAATGGCGGAAAAATAAACGTTCCAAGTCCCGAACCACACACCGCAATGCCTGAAATAGAAGAAAGTAAAAACTAGATTAGCTAATATATTTGAGATGCAGTAAAAATACGTCTAAATACCTGTACAGGTAcgtgtacgtatatttatttcgttacacttgcttgaaaaagatcttatttcatgcaggtgtactgaaggacaaaagcCTATTTGATCCCGCGGGAGTTGTGGATTGTGcatagggaatgcaataaccgggcgtttttcattaccggtaatttaccgacgcgaggtcccactaaccggttaaccggtaaattaccggttatacgtttatgaaataaaatacattgattttgcattattattgattgtgtccttattttcgtcagtaacctttgaaagtaatcaacagcacgttatagaaacatcgacaaaacaaaataaagaaaataaactataaacattaaacaagatatatttactaatcatattaaataaaaaatcaaacatgtatcatttcaaagcgaaatgaacttgtacattaaataagcaacattaaacttttttaattctttaaaaatcgcagtaatcaaagggtaacaaaaaagtgacagtcgtcatttaaatgtcatacacgtttgcatttacacatctatcaatataatattgttattaaagtaactaaaaccgtaatcaacattcattaaaatctagtaaatataagaaaaaaaatatatttaacagcaagattagtttcatatcattttaacactagttactttaaaattgcactttaagaggccgttatcgatttaagtcgcaaaaatgtcaaattgatagattaagcgcatgaaattgtacaccttttgttaactattaaaaataacaagtactggtttctattagcacgtcttgttatctttcattataatattattatgtttttaaaacagactcacttaattagaaatgattttttttctgatggacgtttaggtaaacgcgcaaaaagcagtgattttgtcgatcttatttgtaaatttcgttaagtttggactgctaaaaatggtaattttgtattacttacacatatcctgtacttcaactttaataaactacatttttgttactataaatttgaagtagtgtaaatgaaagttagacgaaatcaattttctctagaaattacttcaaaacaactgacaatttctctgaaaattgacttaatttcaacgtaattttgatacttaaacaatctacaacatttgctgaaactgttcttatacatcattttgtataatttactaccataatttatatgaatttttaaaaactatcccttctcgtcacctattaccagggacgcacgcttgcgacctcattattaaaaggcaagatgaaaaaacgtgctaatagaaaccaatacttgttatttagatattacgtaacaaaaggtgtacaattccaacgactaaatctttcaatttaaaatttttgctctaaaatcgttaccgggctcttaagataggagttggaatcaggaacatgtcatcatcagatcattctgttaattatatataaaatatagaacgttgcttagacattcgtgaacgatatcttgaacacaagtaaccagcggtagaaaatgttctttcgcattccacacttgtctgacactacagactaaaacaaaggacactgaacatagtaaggcaGGTCGGGTAAGGGTGGtgagaagggaaagggcgagggattagcgaccactcatttgtcacaaaagattgcttcctagttcctactccgacgagatcataagatgcagaaaagtaagtacatattttaagtgtctcttcgtaatcgtaaactgtagtaattgtttttttgtaagtacgaagacatagatgggctaattcaacaggttgttacatttttatttgcctatacaacgttcggtaaattcccggttacggctggaaattaccggtattttaccgactgtaatattggtcaaattaccgggtaaccggttaaccggttaaccggttagcattccctaattgtgcaaatgttttatttatttatttattatgtcacttatatAAACCAAGTACAAGCATAcaagagttttacttttaaaatactgacgtttataatttaatatttttgtttatgtttaaaattatttaatttgattaatttaacagccgtttataatatttttacttaatttttaatcgtggctgaatatCGTCTTCGATGcctcaagaaattacaaaatggcggacgaatgtttgatatgtcaccgtatttaagaattatttcgcttaaaatttagttttttcttcgcaagtgtgatgaaaaatattgtgtgtaattccgggggtaagaatattccaaactcgggtctttaattcccgctctcatatccaaaatttcacttaatcccctcgttgcacaatgtactattgtaaagCAAGGGAGATATATGTTAACAAATTTACCTGTAGCAAGACTCCTATACCGCTCGAACCAGACGGTGACGCTGACGATGGCGGGCAGGTAGATGAGGCCGCAGCCGAAGCCGGTGCCCACGCCGATAGTGAAGATGAGCGTCAGCACGTTGCCCGCGAAGGCCGAAACGGTTACGCAGCCAGCGGCCAGAAGGGCCCCGCCCACCGTCACCAGACGACAGCCCCAACGGTTCACGAATGAACTCGAAATCGGACCTGAAACACATCAAACTATCATTTGTATCggagtttattttaaaacaaatataaatgtcTCATTATTGTTGGGccgtaaataatttattacatttacattGCCTATAAGACGAACTCACGTGACATTTATCTTAGTAGACCGAACGACGCACATTTCAAAAACGTGAAAAATGTTGTCCGTATCATAGATAGCTTTTGCGACCATTTCGGCATGTCTTTTTATTAGCAAGTAGCATTTAAAAAGTAGTATTCGCGGCAATAATTCAAGATATAAACTTAACTCATTATAAACATCCCGTCTTGTAATGTTGCAATAATTGGGACAAATAATAtcatacatacaaaacatttATTCTATTCCAATTATTTTGAAGGTCAAACTTATTGGAGTCAAACACAGATTTCTCTTAGTTGAAATATCTACTCTTTGGCTTACAAGTTACAACACACTACCTATTTATTACCAGAGTAAAATTCGTAGGTACCTGAACTCAGTGTGACCCCGACGAGTATAGAGACGATCCAGGCGGTCTTGGCATAACCCTCGTTGAAGAAGTCCAGGAACTCATCATAAAAGATACCGAAGGAATAAGTCATGCCATCGGCTggaaaaagagaaaaaatactTGAATGGCGTTGTTGGTTCGCGTTCGTTAGGTTGTTTCAAAAGCCTGatgggcaaactgtccagaaataggagcccctcATAACGGGGCTCCGTCAaatcagggaacgagacaatgaTTATCATGATTCACGAATGTGTCTAGGAATTTCACTTCTCCTACCTatttattggtttaatgtgactaccgtcaaaacattacacagaaactttacgatcggccgtcgaaatatacatttacattacCTATGCACATTTTTGCACAACCAATCTATATTATTGCATTGCATCCATTCCTAACGCGTTAAAGTTGAAAATACTCGTAGATTCCTAAAGTTATTTTGCTTCTAAGATTTAGACAGTCACATGCGAGTATATgttcagtcagcatcaatagtagcggatgaaacaacgcgccaaaagtatctgacatctcagataacgtttccaaatgtagataaatttCTGAAATTCatgttccaaagtatatcttttacagtctcagttgttctatattaaggACATCAGTTTTTATTAAGCGGTTATAGAATGAAAGAATACTTATAAAGCGTTATTTGacccgctacttttgatgctgactgtacctacgatATACAGCAATTAGGTacagtacagtcaagtgtaaaaatatgggggtacacatcttactcaaaaatatgtcccatagcatcttattccagtgtaataagagcgtagtaccatatttatgagacgattcttccgaaacatatttttgcacttgactgtactgcACTTGAAATCTTATCACGCTACAAACTtataaaaaactaggttaaaATGATGGGTTCGTATAGCAGGTATTTTCTATGCCTTCACAATATCGGCTCGGCGGGAACTAAGGGAAGTAGACACGTGCCGACGACAAAGCGAGCGCCATTTATGCAGACAAAAGACCTGCGCCGATGTCTCCGGCATTTCAAGACGAAAGGAACGGGGATATTGATTTAATAAAGGAAATTAATTACATCACCATGGGAGTCTAACGGTTGAAAAATGAATTGTTTCATTACAATATTAACTGATAGGTACAATTCATttgttttagtttaaaatttaatttagaggTATATCCGTTCACTGGGTATACATAATtgttataggtaggtaggtgctAATTTAGAGTAGAGTACTCTTTGTAAAAAATCATAACGAATTGAGTTATGATTTTTTACAGAATGACTCACGCTGTGATAATTAATATGTGATTTGAGCAACTTCCTTTAATATGAATTTAATGAAATAGATAGGTACGTATTTTGACTGTATGATAACTGTGAAACTAGTTAAtgatattattatagttatagaTATTAAAAACTTGTCTGCCTAAATGTAAATCAGTTTGGgtttggcattttttttaattcaatggcATTTTAACGAGGACGTCATAgcgttttgtttgttttgcgTAAAAGGCGTCTGCTAATTCTGGGGCTCGTCCATGACACACAAATATTATAAAGCGATGCGATGGTTACGGTGCTTCACTACGCTCTTCTAATAATACATTCTCTGGCTGGCCACGTCAATGTCTTTAAATAATAGCTTTATATCGTAAAGTAGGCAATTAATATATGATCTCAGTTTAGAATGTTGTTATGGTTTTAactgtgtatttatttatttatttttatttatgtagttgcGGATAAAAGAACGTTCCAAGCGTATCTGCCATCCTGGAATTCTTTTTTAGGAATTTGGAGACATATCCCTAGAGATTGCGTTCTAAGGTATCTGACATAGCCtgaaattgttctacatatggGGAATTATAACCTTTCGTTAAGCTATCAGAGAACGGTATCAGAGTACAGTCACGGTCTTTAATTGTTtatccatttagggttcaagctaatttggttgtttaATACCGTAAGTATATAAATAGCACAACAATTTAAGACCGTGaccgtacctacttattttgctatttttgcTCTTAAGAATGTGAGCCTCATCGTCATCGGTAGTAAACAAATGTGACCTTCAGAATTTTTGGCAAGAATACTGAtgcacaaaaatattaaatgtttatatcaGTGTACCTCCATAGGTAGCCAAAATGATGAATGGAGTATATTGTTTGGTTATTTAATTTACTGGAAAGTAGGTATACGATGATCCGCTagatataaaattaatgaataatcAGGAcacaatatactcgtacctatctgggtttaccctctgggttgaaaggtcagacggcagtagcattcgtaaaaactagtgcctacggcAATTCTacggattagttgccaagcggaccccaggcttatatgagccgtggcaaaaatgccggcacaacgcgaggaagaaaaaaaattgggacACAATATCACTTCACGTTTAGGTgtatttatctttttattttagttgtacACTTTATTTTACCTACCTAAACCAGGtcctttaattttttatttgaatgtgaTTTGATGAATGCATGTGAGTAATCGTTTTCAAACCCTTCACATATCGTTGGGTGGAGTGACGATGACGTCAAATAGTATGGCTCTGGGCCCTTGAGTAAACAGTGGCATTACTGTATTACTGTATATTTCATTGATATATTGGTATGGTACGAACAACCGTTTTTACCTTAGAGCATTTAGCCAACCGGAGTCAGTAGCTTTtaagcttacccctctgtcgaaaatcTCGGCCAATCGTCTTACTCACGTCATACTTATTgcatggactgacgtttatttgacatggctatttgtacgttttGTACAAATATCCATACATTTGAAGTTTTCCTCCCCcgaaaaatcggcagactgttttgtacagaaaatgacagacaaggcgtctccggTCGGTTAAATGCCCTATGGATTTTACAGATTGCGTGACATGACATTGACGTTTCATACTTTACTCTGCGTTTCATTGACTTCGCAAACACACTTaggtaaggaattaaatctccatgtaccaaaaaatgtcattaaaaaaccttaaataggtggcgctacaatacctagagtacttgaacaaaaaaatcaaatcatagacagcgcacttcactctgtcaataacgcctaggttcttagctattcTAGCGTTACTcgggagagatttggaactattatttatagctggaCACTGgggtcacacgaatttctaggttttttgactcctcccccctccttgtcacactttgTCACATatggcaaacccctcccccctggtgtgacgtcacatttttcgctttttttttcaacaaaatcggCGAATCGAATTtgttactattaatattttatcaaactattttgaacaaaagaaatattagtaattataacacaaaaccgattcggaaataaaattaaacgattatcgttctaaaaactcgttatttaactgtacagcgaatcatttttttttaaataaatactggtgaagttaaagtgacgtcacaaagtttgtgactcccccctcccccttgtcacaacatgtcatattttcttgaccccctccctccccctaaacgtgtgatgtaattaatggatgacccctttcgcaaaagttctaccataagagatttcactccttttaattccacactccataatacTTCGCGTGTGCGAATGTGTTCATCTGGTGTAATAACAAGTTAATTAACTTATAGCACAGCTGACAAACATATTTACAATCAGGTCGTGGTCAAAGCTAGCCGTTATAATTCGTAGTAATACCGTTTGATTGACTCGATGAATTGTGCCCTACATGCAACGCATTTTAAAAATCTGAGCACAATCAATTATTAGcacatatgtaagtataaaattgcAGATAAATTATTCAGCAACTAGTAACTAATAATGTCAAGGCAGCGCAGTTTTCAATTAGCGACCAGGTGGGAAACGTGTTTCtgattttatatacctatagtACTATATAATTAGGTTTCTACTTGTAAGTATGCTAAACAATTACTGACACACAATTTTCCCTTTTTACTAAGTTCCCATACTATGTTACTATCACTGATCAGCTTGCAGCAGCATCTTAGCTCACATCTGTTATTACTTTAACAGATACACGCGTAGAGTATTGTAATTGTGTGTATTTTGGATTCGTTTTCTTCCTATAATAATCTGTTTCTATTTGGTCTTGTGTGTAAGCTTTTCACGACCCATAAACACGCGCAGGAATAAGTGAACGGAGGGATTAAAAATGTAGCGTGCAGATTTTCCAATTATAATATCGAATCGAATGCACAtcaaatcattataaaatacgTCTTGCGAAGAGGTTCAAGTAATAAATTTACCCAACGGTAATGAAATGACATGCAGCTCATGGCAACAATGTTTCGTTTCGACGAATACTAGTAAATAGTTCTTATCGTGCAGTAGTTATTTTCGATTAGGCATGCTGATCAATCCCTGTGTCctgcaataaaatctaaaaacaaattCCTGAGATAAAATAAGGTACCGCCTTGATATATTGATTGTTTTTACCCTAACACGAGTATTTATTGATGTGTTTTAACCATTACGAAGTGTGTATAAGTGTATATTGTGACTTTTATTAGCTAGATAAAGTTAATatcattaattataattttaaacaaaataacaatacaattttgcATAAAATACGTAAGTAATACGATTCTCCTTAACTAacctaaaaagaaaattaacaatCAAAGCTAAAATGACTTTTCATCTCTTATAGGTAATTAATCTTAGTAGTCTAGTTACGTATCAGTATTcagtattgtatttattgcaaGCCGTGGTACAATATGTAGTAGTTATACGTTGTAGGCAAACCCAGAAGCTCCGGCAACCTATGTTAGACATTTCATGGATGTAATAATGTATAGGATGTAGTAAACgcccctatgatgggactggGATAGTGTAGACAAATCCtgtgaaacaaatatttaccatcaatttttaaacgctggccacattttaccataaaacaagagccaaagagttgcttaagtttatttttttattgatatttgttagtttgaaaattaatgacgccatacatctcatgcctggagcaaaaaaacatagttttaattggttaattaatattgaaaccgattgcagtagctttcattcaatacatagaaaacataaatgacgaataggacattccacctttaacgcataaagtggtTCAAGTCTCACAGgcgtcggtgaaatatcaaaaattcaaaaCTCAAAacgttctcttaaatgtccaatgattggtgccgttaacataactGGGCAAACCTTGAGTTGGCAAAATTGGTGTTGCGAAGCTCGGAGTCAGGGTATGCCTATAGTCTATAACATACAATACTTATGTTTTTCCGTACCAGGAGCAATGGGGTGGGTAGATTTATTTCTGTGTTTGGTGTCTATACAAAGGGGACATAAAACGGCTAGACACATTCCATCTACGATGCCTCCGAGGAATACTACGGTTGAAGTGGCAGGATCGTGTTCCAAACTCGGAGGTTCTTCGTCGAACGGGCATGCCGGGTATGGAATGTCTGCTCATAAAGGGCCAACTGCGTTGGTGTGGGCACCTTGTACGTATGGCACCATCTAGACTGCCTAAAGTAGTGTTTTACTCTGAGCTAGCTGCAGGTAAACGCAAGGCTGGTGGGCAGTACCTACGCTACAAGGATGTCTTAAAACGCCACCTTTCGGCCACCGGCGTATCATGCGAGTCGTGGGAGGAGCTTGCATCTCGGAGATCGGACTGGCGAACTGCTGTCAATACAGGTCTTAGTAACTTCGAGCACACCCGacttgaagatcttgacgccaaacgccagctccgaaaaactcagcccaagccctcctaccattacacatacaAC
Proteins encoded:
- the LOC133517992 gene encoding monocarboxylate transporter 12: MSHGGVKSANGKGAHAPASSRESSESPPPPPDGGWGWMVVFASFMIHIVTDGMTYSFGIFYDEFLDFFNEGYAKTAWIVSILVGVTLSSGPISSSFVNRWGCRLVTVGGALLAAGCVTVSAFAGNVLTLIFTIGVGTGFGCGLIYLPAIVSVTVWFERYRSLATGIAVCGSGLGTFIFPPLTKGLISNYGWRGAMAIIGALILNCVPLGLMFRPVPEVPRTPVSEPMLPKQKKSPLKRSQSTEHMARANGHAEDGDVARLTLSQPALNKSHGHKQQPHSRHGSGIMHRPDVLYQGSMTSLTKFRASSPERIQSLTRDEVDEEQCAWMPCSSESKSALLEMLDLSLLVDPIFVLFSVSNFLTSIGFYIPYVYTVNMSKNLGVAHPEYLISIIGASNLIGRIVLGFISDKPWVNRLLAYNMCLTIAGISTALAAVCTEFWGLAMYATTFGFTIGAYVGLTSVVLVDLLGLEKLTNAFGLLLLFQGIASLIGPPLAGWLLRETGTFAPAFYSAGAAISLSGLILFVIPLLERRAGAARARWAQELPMEHM